The Candidatus Zixiibacteriota bacterium genome contains the following window.
CGGCGCATGATCCTGGAAGACAAAGCCCAGCCTATGTATTCGGCCGCTTGGCATATCCCGGAGCTGACCCACCCCGACCGTCCGGCACTCGAGGCGCTGGTGGATCTTCTCGGGCGTGGCAGGACATCATTGCTATACAAGAGCCTGGTAAAGGAAAAGAAGATTGCCAGCAGCGTTAGCGTTTTTTCCGGGGCAGTGGGTGAAAAGTATCCAACCCTGCTCATGGTCACCGCGCTCCCAACCCCCGGCCATACCAACCTGGAATGCGAAACCGAGATCTTCGCTCAAATCGAAAAACTGAAAGCCGAACCGGTTTCGCAGTCAGATCTGGATAAAATCAAAGCGCGGGCGAGGGCTGGGTTTGTCGAAGGCCTGGAAGGGAATGCCGGGCTGGCGCGACAACTGGTCACATACAACAACCTTTGGGGTCACTGGCGGGAGATGTTCCGCGAGCTGGCGCGGATCAATGCGGTCACGGCCGAGGATGTACAACGAGTGGCCAGCACTTACCTCACACGGCAGAACCGAACCGTAGTGATGATGGAAACCCAGGGAAGCTAAGCGGAGGCCGACTACCATGAAATCACTCATTATGATCCTGATAATCGTTGCCGCCCTTTGTTGTTCGGTGGCGGCATCGCCGACAGTCGATGTCACCAAGCTGCAGTACCCGCGCCTGAACGACATCGAAATCCCGAAGATCACGCGCCATACCCTGGGCAACGGCCTTCGCCTGTATCTTGTCGAAGACCACGAGTTGCCGCTGTTCCGTATGTCAGTCAGAATCAACTGCGGTGGCTTTATGGAACCGGCTGACAAAATCGGCCTGGTGGCGATACTCGGCCAGACGCTGCGAACGGGCGGCACCACCACAAGAACGGGTGACGCTCTTGATGAACTACTCGAGAGTATCGGCGGCAGTGTGGAGACTTTTGGCGGCATTACCACCTGCGGTGCCTCTGTAAGTGTTCTCAGTGAACACACCGACCTTGGACTAGAGGTTCTCTCAGACATTCTCCAAAACCCGGTTTTCGATCCGGACAAGATCGAACTGGCCAAAGTGGCGCATCGATCGGGAATATCCCGCCGCAACGACCAGCCCCAGCAGATCGTCAGCCGCGAATTCGCCAAGCTCATTTATGGCGCCGAATCACCGTATGCCCGACACACTGAATATGCCACTATCGAGGCGATCAGCCGCGATGATCTCGTGGCGTTTCACCGGGCCTGGTTCCACCCGGAGAATGTCCAGATGGCCATCTGGGGTGATTTCGACCCGAAGAAATTGGTCAAGCAGGTCGAGAAGCTGTTCGGCAAGTGGCCCCGAGGATCGAGCCCGGTCCCACCCTTGCCCAAGGTTACGTACAAATACAAACAGCAGGTTTACCTCGTAGACAAAGCCGATCTTAACCAGGCCCAGGTCATAATCGGCCATATCGGCGGTTTGCTCACCGATCGGGACTACGCCGATCGCATCGTGATGAACACAATCATGGGCGTGGGATTCGGTAGTCGGATGGTCGATGCGGTCAGATCGCGCGAGGGGCTCGCCTATTCGACCAGTTCCGCCTTTGGGGCCAATGTCGACCGGCCGGGCGTTTTCACCAGCTACGCTGCTACGAAGTCCGGGTCGACTGCAAAGGCGATTCGGGAGATGATCAAAGTTGTCAGGAGTATGCAGACCGATCCGCCCACGGTCGATGAGCTCAAGACCGGCAAGGACAGTTACTTGAACTCGTTTGTGTTCCAGTTTGATACCCGTGCGGAAGTAGTCAACCGCATTATGGACTACGATTTCTATGGCCTGCCCAACGATTTCCTTCAGCAGGTCAAGGCGAGGGTGGAAAGTGTGACTGCCGATGACATTATAGATGCTGCAAAGCGCAATCTGAAGCCGGACTCGCTCATAATAATGGTAGTAGGCAACCCGAACGACTTTGACGAACCGCTGGATTCGCTCGGATTGGGGCCGGTCGAGAGGATTGATATTGCGATACGCCAAGCTGAAGCCCACGGAGGATCGCGGTAGGAACTGTCAGCTTGGGGAAGCTGCCGCAGGCAGACTCTGAGCGGATGCCCGTGATTAACTCATTGAGTTATTTGTCGTTAACTTGCGGGCCTAACCCTGGCGGGGAGAACGATTCCAAGGTCCGCTTCCCAAGAGTGACTCGCACACCGCGCAAGATGAAGCGTGGCGGCGCTGAGACGACATCGGGAGATCTAACTAGGGGCAGTTTTTGCGCCGCAAGCCAATCGCAGCGAGCTGATCCCGAACTCGACGCGACGACGCGATTTTACAGCGCCGCCGAGCGAAAGTGAGATAAGCACTTGCCAAAAAAGGCTTGCGTTCGAGACCGACGAGTGGTTCTATTACGGCGATGTGGCACAGTTGTTTTGCACAGTTGGAGCCGGCTGATCGTTACTAAGTCAACGCTATCAAGGACTTTCAAGGATTAGGTAATGGTAAGGAATCGAATTGTCACGGTCGGCATCATAGGATGCCTGGTAATTGCTGGATTTGGGCTGGTAGATGCCCGCACGGGCCCCGGTTACCGCCCCGCCCCGCCGTCGAATGCGATGGCGAGCCCCGCCTATTGTAATACCTTTCACCACATCGGCAAAATTGCGCTCGGGGTAAGCAATGATGGCACTTTCGCCACTCAACTGAGTGTTGGCGGTTCGACCAGGGACTGTTTTACCTCAGAAACACTACCGTCCGCCGAATATCCTAAAGGTAGTCGCACGTCCTACGTTTTTGGTGGAGCATTGTGGATTGGTGCGGTGCTGGGTCGTGATACTCTTGTTTCTACCGGCGCCGACGGTTGGGACAGGGCAGGCAATGAGTATCATCCCGAGGCAGTTGAGTTCGGTGGACAAGGGAAACTTCGCTCTAACCTTGATCCGAATAAGAAGGAGTTGTTTGAGGGAGCGATATCCCAAGAAGATTATGTCTGCAAATATGCGGATACCTGCACATCCTGTAACGGAGTATCTAACGACGCGTCGGGCCGGGGGCACATTCCGCTCAACATTGAAGTTAGTCAGAATACGTATGCGTGGTCATATGATTATGCCGATGATTTTGTCCTATTCGACTACGGCATCAAAAACATCGGCCGTCAGCGTCTTCACGATATCTATATGGGCTTCTATGTCGACGCCGATATTCACGACCTTGCAGAGGAAAGCGAGGGTGCTCAGGACGATCTGAATGGATTTCGTAAATGGCAGGCAGCTACATATCTGCCCGCCGGTTTCGCCCCCGATTCGGACGAAGTCAACCTGGCGTGGACAGCCGACAACGACGGTGGGCTTGATCAGGACATCTTCTCAAAAGTTCCGCATATCACCGCCATGCGAATCGTCCGCACGCCGTCGGATTCGCTCAAGGTGTCGTTCAACTGGTGGGTCAGTAATGGGGACTCACGTCTTGATTACGGTCCTCAATCGCGGGCCAAAGTTCGAGACTTCGGTACGGGCGGGTCAGGCACCCCGGAAGGCGACAGAAACAAGTTCTTTATTCTAAGCAATGGAGAATTCGATTTTGATCAGGCAACATGCGCGATCATAAACGAGCTCGACCCAGTGTGGGTACCGCCGCCGGCGGACCGTAAGAGAGTCTGGCCATTGGGACTCGACACGCGCTATGTCCTATCGTTTGGCCCGTTCGATATCGAGCCGGGCCAGACGTTGCCGATTACGCTGGCTTACGTTGCCGGCGAGAATTTCCACACGGATCCCAATAATTTCAATAATCTGCCGGACAATCCGCAAGCCTGGTACGAAGGAGTCGATTTCAGTTCGCTTGGTAAGAATGCCACATGGGCTGGGTGGGTGTACGACAATCCCGGCGTCGACACCGACAGCGACGGTTATCGCGGCGAATTCAGAGTGCGAAATCTGGGCGGCGATTCCACGAGAAAATGCGACACGATCTGGGACAGCTCAGTTACTCCCCCCGCCGCTGTAGATTCGATTTGTTATTGGGAGTATGCTCTGGCTGACAGTTTTCCCAAGACTGGCGACGGAGTGCCGGACTTTCGCGGGGCGGAACCTCCACCTGCGCCGTGTTTGTATTCGACCACGGATGAATTCGGCAACGTTTACTATGGTCAGCGCGTGGAACAGTCGCGTGGCAAATTCACCGTAAGGTGGAACGGCGCCAGAAGCGAGACTTTTGAGGACCCGCTTTTATTTCGGAAGGACTTCGAGGGCTACAAGGTGTATCTCGCGTTGGATCAGCGCGACTCAAGCTACTCAATCGTGGCGTCGTGGGATTTGGAAAACTACGCCCTTTTCGATTGGATTGACCCGTCCATCGACACCACGCTTCCAGACACAGCCGCCGGTGCCTATAGGCCAAACACTGGCAGTCCATTTACTCTGAGGGAGCTTCGGTGCCGGTTCGCGCCTGACGGCTGCGACGACACGACCTGGCATCCCCTGGACAATCCGAGGTCTCACCCGCTTGTTGAAGATGGAGGTCCCGGAGATACTTTGATACACTATTTCCAGGCCCAGGGCTACAACCAGTCAATCCTCGCCAATTATCCGAATGCACAGACTGAGATTAGAAAGGTCTATCCGGACGCGCCGGTCCCGCCTGTAGTCGATGCCGATTCTATACGCGCCCGTTTTCCCGATGGCGCGTGGCAGGAATACCTCACCGACTCTGGATTCATAAAGTTTTTTGAGTACGAGTGGTCTGTTGACGGTTTATTGCCGACTCGTCCCTATTGGGTGAGTGTCACCGCTTTTGACTTCGGCTCGTCTTCGTCAGGTATAGATGCCTTGGAAAGCAGTCGGTCCATATGCGGTGATCCACACTACCCGCTCGACGCCCCTGACCTGCAAAACCCCGACGCTAATCCTGTGTTCGTATGGCCAA
Protein-coding sequences here:
- a CDS encoding pitrilysin family protein; amino-acid sequence: MKSLIMILIIVAALCCSVAASPTVDVTKLQYPRLNDIEIPKITRHTLGNGLRLYLVEDHELPLFRMSVRINCGGFMEPADKIGLVAILGQTLRTGGTTTRTGDALDELLESIGGSVETFGGITTCGASVSVLSEHTDLGLEVLSDILQNPVFDPDKIELAKVAHRSGISRRNDQPQQIVSREFAKLIYGAESPYARHTEYATIEAISRDDLVAFHRAWFHPENVQMAIWGDFDPKKLVKQVEKLFGKWPRGSSPVPPLPKVTYKYKQQVYLVDKADLNQAQVIIGHIGGLLTDRDYADRIVMNTIMGVGFGSRMVDAVRSREGLAYSTSSAFGANVDRPGVFTSYAATKSGSTAKAIREMIKVVRSMQTDPPTVDELKTGKDSYLNSFVFQFDTRAEVVNRIMDYDFYGLPNDFLQQVKARVESVTADDIIDAAKRNLKPDSLIIMVVGNPNDFDEPLDSLGLGPVERIDIAIRQAEAHGGSR